A region from the Variovorax sp. RKNM96 genome encodes:
- a CDS encoding carotenoid oxygenase family protein, whose protein sequence is MQRRELMRLLASAGALSLLAPLARAAGQDNWQADFEAADVPWKTGFATPAGDLPLTRATVRGRFPDAVAGTMFRIGPAGHDLGGERYHHWFDGDGMVHRFVIDGADVRHQGRYVATPKRVAEVRAGHRLFEAFGTTPPGVEPPTSADSINVANTSVLPMRGEVLALWEGGSATRVDARTLDSLGVKTWRPDLAGMPFSAHPKVDPDGTIWNFGVSSSQGLMALYEIGADGGLRRAAAVPIPDIAMVHDFAVTERHLVFLMPPLVYDGKRKEAGASFLDAHVWRPELGMRVLVVDKQNWDKRQMLTLPAGFLFHVGNAWEEDTPRGTQIHIDYVRSDNADSVFTTNRELMRARIARSTRPHLTVATLNLGTGEATQKALPLEAEFPRIDPRRVGLRHRQVVHATQLRPDLPGFGAVARTDVETGRSQRFSYGPRAIVEEHVFVPDGSKPGWVLGTVLDFGRQKTVLSCFAADHLAAGPVAQATLPYALPLGLHGAFVAA, encoded by the coding sequence ATGCAAAGACGCGAACTCATGCGCCTGCTGGCTTCGGCCGGCGCACTTTCCCTTCTTGCGCCCCTGGCGCGCGCTGCCGGCCAAGACAACTGGCAGGCCGACTTCGAGGCCGCCGACGTGCCCTGGAAGACCGGCTTCGCCACGCCGGCGGGCGACCTGCCGCTGACCCGCGCCACGGTGCGCGGGCGCTTCCCCGATGCCGTCGCCGGCACGATGTTCCGCATCGGCCCGGCGGGCCACGACCTGGGCGGCGAGCGCTATCACCACTGGTTCGACGGCGACGGCATGGTGCATCGCTTCGTGATCGACGGGGCCGACGTGCGCCATCAGGGCCGCTATGTCGCCACGCCCAAGCGCGTGGCCGAGGTGCGGGCCGGCCACCGCCTGTTCGAGGCCTTTGGCACCACGCCGCCGGGTGTCGAGCCGCCGACCTCGGCCGACAGCATCAACGTCGCCAACACCAGCGTGCTGCCGATGCGCGGCGAGGTGCTGGCGCTGTGGGAAGGCGGCTCGGCCACGCGCGTCGATGCGCGCACACTGGACTCGCTGGGGGTGAAGACCTGGCGCCCCGACCTCGCGGGCATGCCGTTCTCGGCCCACCCCAAGGTGGACCCGGACGGCACGATCTGGAACTTCGGCGTCAGCAGCAGCCAGGGCCTGATGGCGCTGTACGAGATTGGCGCCGACGGTGGCTTGCGGCGCGCGGCCGCGGTGCCGATACCCGACATCGCGATGGTCCACGACTTCGCCGTGACCGAGCGGCACCTGGTGTTCCTGATGCCGCCGCTGGTCTACGACGGCAAGCGCAAGGAGGCCGGTGCGAGCTTTCTCGACGCGCATGTCTGGCGGCCCGAGCTGGGCATGCGCGTGCTGGTGGTCGACAAGCAGAACTGGGACAAGCGCCAGATGCTCACGCTCCCGGCCGGCTTCCTGTTCCATGTGGGCAATGCCTGGGAAGAAGACACGCCGCGCGGCACGCAGATCCACATCGACTACGTGCGCTCGGACAACGCCGATTCGGTGTTCACGACCAACCGCGAACTGATGCGGGCGCGCATTGCAAGAAGCACCCGCCCGCACCTGACCGTCGCCACGCTGAACCTCGGCACCGGAGAGGCCACGCAGAAGGCACTGCCGCTGGAGGCCGAGTTTCCGCGCATCGACCCGCGGCGCGTCGGCCTGCGCCATCGCCAGGTGGTGCACGCGACGCAGTTGCGACCCGACCTGCCGGGCTTCGGTGCCGTCGCGCGCACGGATGTCGAAACCGGTCGCAGCCAGCGTTTCAGCTACGGGCCGCGAGCCATCGTGGAAGAGCATGTCTTCGTGCCGGATGGCTCGAAGCCGGGCTGGGTGCTGGGCACGGTGCTCGACTTCGGCCGGCAGAAGACAGTGCTGTCGTGCTTCGCGGCCGATCATCTGGCCGCCGGGCCGGTGGCGCAGGCCACGCTGCCCTATGCGCTGCCGCTGGGGCTGCACGGCGCCTTCGTGGCGGCCTGA
- a CDS encoding DUF2141 domain-containing protein codes for MRLLALPSRPAVRAMCAAALLAPLGALAADLRLSVADGPAADATLYVALYSSATGFAGTALASQMVPMRAGAAQLVFPGLAPGRYAVRVFADENGNGKLDTNLFGMPTERYGFSNDAKGNLGPPEFDAAAIGVDADLQTVIHLR; via the coding sequence ATGCGACTTCTCGCTCTCCCTTCCCGCCCGGCCGTGCGCGCGATGTGCGCCGCCGCCCTCCTCGCGCCGCTGGGCGCGCTTGCCGCCGACCTGCGCCTGAGCGTGGCCGACGGCCCCGCCGCTGACGCCACGCTGTACGTCGCGCTCTACAGCAGCGCCACCGGCTTCGCGGGCACCGCGCTGGCTTCGCAGATGGTGCCGATGCGCGCCGGTGCGGCACAGCTCGTGTTTCCGGGCCTGGCACCGGGGCGCTATGCGGTGCGCGTGTTCGCGGACGAAAACGGCAACGGCAAGCTCGACACCAACCTCTTCGGCATGCCGACCGAACGCTATGGCTTCTCGAACGACGCCAAGGGCAACCTCGGCCCGCCCGAGTTCGATGCCGCCGCGATCGGCGTCGATGCCGACCTGCAGACCGTCATCCATCTGCGCTGA
- a CDS encoding LysR family transcriptional regulator — MDRLLAMEMFVRVVETGSFSKAAREFNTTQPTVTKQIAATETRLKVRLLNRNTRGVSLTEPGALYYEKCKTIVRDAEEADSIVQLRQNQAQGLLRVGTSVAFGRRVVVPLALEYMRRHPQVQLDLSFEDRYVDLIAQGIDVAIRMGKLADSSLGARYLGANPWVMVAAPGYLKKHGTPRRAQDLSAHVALIYSSVVGDEFWRMHTPKGEPVTVPVSGRFRSNNLSAVLAAARDGLGIALMPRYVASESMAAGKVVAVLGDHALPEQEIHAVFPSPKLVPGKVSGFVAFLQGRFDEGWWSA, encoded by the coding sequence ATGGACAGACTGTTGGCAATGGAAATGTTCGTGCGGGTCGTCGAGACCGGCAGCTTCTCGAAGGCGGCGCGCGAGTTCAACACCACGCAACCCACCGTGACCAAGCAGATCGCGGCGACGGAAACGCGACTGAAGGTGCGGCTGCTCAACCGCAACACGCGCGGCGTGAGCCTCACCGAACCGGGCGCGCTCTACTACGAGAAGTGCAAGACCATCGTGCGCGATGCCGAGGAGGCCGACAGCATCGTGCAGCTGCGGCAGAACCAGGCGCAGGGCCTCTTGCGCGTGGGCACCTCGGTGGCGTTCGGGCGGCGTGTGGTGGTGCCGCTGGCGCTCGAGTACATGCGCCGGCATCCGCAGGTGCAGCTCGACCTGAGCTTCGAGGACCGCTACGTCGACCTCATTGCGCAGGGCATCGACGTGGCGATCCGCATGGGCAAGCTGGCCGATTCATCGCTGGGCGCGCGCTACCTGGGCGCGAATCCGTGGGTCATGGTCGCGGCACCGGGCTACCTGAAGAAGCACGGCACGCCCAGGCGCGCGCAGGACCTGAGCGCGCACGTGGCGCTCATCTACAGCAGCGTGGTGGGGGACGAGTTCTGGCGCATGCACACGCCCAAGGGCGAACCGGTGACGGTGCCGGTCTCGGGGCGCTTTCGCTCGAACAACCTCTCGGCCGTGCTGGCGGCCGCACGCGACGGACTCGGCATCGCGCTCATGCCGCGCTATGTAGCGAGCGAGTCGATGGCGGCGGGCAAGGTGGTCGCGGTGCTCGGCGACCACGCGCTGCCCGAGCAGGAGATCCACGCCGTCTTTCCTTCGCCCAAGCTGGTGCCGGGCAAGGTGTCGGGCTTCGTGGCGTTCCTGCAGGGGCGGTTCGACGAAGGCTGGTGGTCGGCCTGA